A genomic region of Roseofilum capinflatum BLCC-M114 contains the following coding sequences:
- a CDS encoding site-2 protease family protein, with protein MNGNIRVGSLFGIPFYLNPSWFLVLGLVTLSYGTNLSASFPQLGSVLPWILGLGAALLLFSSVLAHELGHSLVAIRQGIGVNSITLFLFGGLASLEKESKTPAEAFWVAIAGPAVSLILCGLFTAIAVFTPISGPLAAIIGLLAYINLVLGLFNLIPGLPLDGGNILKALVWKITGNPNRGVVFASRVGQLIGWFAVAIGALSVLDIQVVLFGFPIPGSIWTLLIGWFLLQNAGRSAQSATIQDILAHLKAEDAVHAESPVVTSNLSLREFANNYVIGQKQWKKFLVIDEEGHLLGTVSIDDMRSVPTSEWPETTVQALVKPTPSSEIIQSDQNLLEVVQLLEQTQLSELPVVRENGILVGLLDKAEIARLVQQQA; from the coding sequence ATGAACGGCAATATTCGCGTGGGCAGTCTTTTTGGCATTCCCTTTTATCTTAATCCGTCCTGGTTTCTGGTTCTTGGTTTAGTGACCTTGAGCTATGGAACCAACTTGAGTGCTAGTTTTCCCCAACTGGGTTCAGTCTTACCCTGGATTTTAGGGTTAGGCGCTGCTCTGTTGCTCTTTTCTTCCGTGTTGGCACACGAACTCGGCCATAGTCTAGTTGCTATTCGTCAGGGGATTGGGGTGAATTCGATTACCTTATTTCTGTTTGGAGGACTGGCAAGTTTAGAGAAAGAATCGAAAACTCCTGCGGAAGCCTTTTGGGTGGCGATCGCCGGCCCTGCGGTGAGTTTGATTCTCTGTGGTCTGTTTACAGCGATCGCGGTTTTTACCCCCATTAGCGGCCCCTTAGCTGCCATTATCGGACTTCTGGCCTACATTAACCTGGTTTTAGGGCTGTTTAACCTGATTCCCGGTTTACCCCTCGATGGCGGCAATATTCTCAAAGCTCTGGTGTGGAAAATTACCGGAAACCCGAACCGAGGCGTAGTGTTTGCTAGTCGCGTAGGACAACTGATCGGTTGGTTTGCGGTGGCGATCGGGGCCCTGTCAGTCTTAGATATTCAAGTGGTTCTGTTTGGCTTCCCCATTCCCGGTAGTATTTGGACGCTCTTAATCGGTTGGTTCCTCCTGCAAAATGCTGGTCGTTCTGCTCAGTCGGCGACCATCCAAGATATTCTCGCTCACTTGAAGGCCGAAGACGCGGTTCATGCTGAAAGTCCTGTCGTTACGTCTAATCTCTCCCTGCGCGAGTTTGCCAATAATTATGTGATTGGTCAAAAGCAATGGAAAAAGTTCCTGGTGATTGATGAGGAAGGACATCTGTTAGGAACGGTCAGCATTGATGATATGCGATCGGTTCCCACCTCCGAATGGCCTGAAACCACCGTTCAAGCCTTAGTCAAACCCACACCAAGTTCAGAAATTATCCAATCGGATCAAAACCTTTTGGAAGTGGTGCAACTGTTGGAACAAACTCAATTGTCTGAACTGCCAGTGGTGCGCGAGAACGGCATTTTAGTTGGCTTACTCGATAAGGCAGAAATCGCCCGCTTAGTGCAACAGCAAGCCTGA